A genomic segment from Chiroxiphia lanceolata isolate bChiLan1 chromosome 27, bChiLan1.pri, whole genome shotgun sequence encodes:
- the PEAK3 gene encoding uncharacterized protein PEAK3, translated as MAGAQRARDGQWELLRIRDMELEPPRPPLLPGKTPRARAHSRCASLDLRAPGAPTPMGDTPPRPPDPALIYSNVGELRAHLTPPKASRGEGAGRSLSQPNQEPLPPPLPKKQLQRAESLPEQGPSLHCQGDPTPWAGSILYSVPSHLPHEEGTPSSTLRRDRPSCGPKKPLTKSQSLGEAVAWSSPREDPSPRLRELTFGTADGELGQLLPGPAGLCGVLLGCQAGTLARLSARIQEELVGLEEQLQLLEAELVGKHWGALRILEPEPCCESGDAWYFRVGFTFGQSQLELAAKVPKPCCSSLGVQSSLGTHCSIQRPLGRFTDRLPWKLLLPGNPGEQSQSSSRQEPACLATHPVLQVLICAEVPHQTLADFVKGSQGLHRTSPGHYERLGCLLLLQLCLGLEHLHRQNGGQGDLSPENLLLVQCPCPPGSQQGKKEPLGLSLPRLLISSFFKAKDKRRPCSTSQEQDWTKGLAAPSAPAADELKLGRLIYQILHVDISLEDTLGFRSNRLPEIPSLSIYSAGLRRVATLLLHRDPSRRVSIPQARRILQVLLWGPRQELFARSRKTLPLLQSWVEVKRALLLLRFAENSARAGGRPGLEEWLCCQYFQEVTEHTLYQVTQDLYAP; from the exons ATGGCCGGAGCCCAGCGAGCCCGGGAtgggcagtgggagctgctgcgAATCCGGGACATGGAGTTGGAGCCCCCCAGGCCTCCTTTGCTGCCAGGGAAAACTCCGAG GGCCAGAGCCCATTCCCGCTGCGCCAGCCTGGACTTGCGTGCCCCCGGAGCGCCCACCCCCATGGGGGACaccccgccccggccccccgaCCCAGCCCTCATCTACAGCAACGTGG gagaGCTGCGGGCTCACCTCACCCCCCCCAAGGCGAGCcgaggggaaggagctgggagatCCCTCTCTCAGCCCAACCAGGAGCCACTGCCTCCCCCATTGCCCAAAAAGCAGCTCCAGAGAGCAGAGTCCCTCCCGGAGCAGGGACCATCCCTCCACTGCCAGGGTGACCCCACACCATGGGCCGGCAGCATCCTCTACAGCGTCCCATCCCACCTGCCGCACGAGGAGGGGACTCCCAGCTCCACCCTCCGTCGGGACAGACCCTCCTGCGGACCCAAGAAGCCCCTGACCAAGTCCCAGAGCCTGGGGGAAGCGGtggcctggagcagcccccGGGAAGACCCATCccccaggctgagggagctgacgTTCGGGACGGCGGAcggggagctggggcagctcctgcctggcccggctgggctctgtggggtgCTCTTGGGGTGCCAGGCAGGCACCTTGGCCCGACTCTCAGCTCGGAtccaggaggagctggtggggctggaggagcagctgcaaCTGCTGGAGGCCGAGCTGGTGGGAAAGCACTGGGGAGCCCTGAGGATCCTGGAGCCGGAGCCGTGCTGTGAGAGCGGGGACGCCTGGTACTTCAGGGTGGGCTTCACCTTCGGGCAGAGCCAGCTGGAGTTGGCAGCCAAG GTCCCCAAGCcgtgctgctccagcctgggggtgcagagctccctggggacacacTGCAGCATCCAGCGCCCGCTCGGCCGCTTCACCGACCGCCTtccctggaagctgctgctcccaggaaaccctggagagcagagccagtCCTCTTCCAGACAGGAACCTGCCTGTCTTGCCACCCACCCTGTCCTGCAGGTGCTCATTTGTGCCGAGGTTCCCCACCAGACCCTGGCAGACTTTGTGAAGGGATCCCAGGGGTTGCACAGGACCAGCCCTGGGCACTACGAACGCCTgggctgcctcctgctcctgcagctgtgcctggggctggagcaccttcACAGGCAGAACGGGGGGCAAGGGGACCTCAGCCCTGAGAACCTGCTGCTGGTGCAGTGCCCGTGTCCTCCTGGGAGCCAGCAAGGCAAGAAGGAGCCCCTGGGTCTGTCCCTCCCCCGGCTGCTCATCAGCAGCTTCTTCAAGGCCAAAGACAAGCGAAGACCTTGTTCCACCAGCCAAGAGCAGGACTGGACCAAGGGCCTGGCTGCACCCAGTGCCCCAGCAGCAGATGAGCTGAAGCTGGGCAGGCTGATCTATCAGATCCTGCATGTGGACATCTCTCTGGAGGACACCCTGGGGTTCAGAAGCAACAGGCTTCCCGAAATCCCTTCCCTGTCCATCTACTCTGCGGGACTCCGGCGCGTGGCCACACTGCTCCTCCACAGAGATCCCTCCAGGAGGGTCTCCATCCCCCAGGCCAGGAGAATCTTGCAGGTCCTGCTCTGGGGGCCACGCCAGGAGCTCTTTGCCAGGAGCAGGAAGACCCTCCCACTTCTCCAGAGCTGGGTGGAGGTGAaaagggctctgctgctcctgaggtTTGCGGAGAATTcggccagggcagggggcagaCCTGGCCTTGAGGAGTGGTTGTGCTGCCAGTACTTCCAGGAGGTCACTGAACACACCCTCTACCAAGTCACCCAGGATCTCTACGCTCCCTAA